The stretch of DNA CTGCAGCAACGCGGACAGCGCTACGGCGCGGGGCATTTGATCGACATCCTGCGCGGCAAGAGCACCGACCGCACGCGGCAGCACGACCACGAATCGCTGAGCGTGTTCGGCGTGGGACAGGACATTTCCGAGCAGACCTGGCGCGGCGTGCTGCGCCAGTTGCTGGCGCAAGACCTCCTGATGGTCGACGGCGAGGGCTACGGCACCTTCGCCCTGACCGAAGCCAGCCGGGCCGTGCTCAAGGGCGAACGCAAGATCATGCTGCGCCGCGACCTGGAAAAGAGGGAAAAAACACCGCGCGGGGGCGCGCGCGGCAAGGCCCCGGCGGTGGACCTGCCGGCCGAAGCGCTGCCCTTGTTCGAAACCCTGCGCGCCTGGCGCGGCGAAGTAGCCAAGAGCCACGGCGTACCGGCCTATGTGATCTTCCACGACGCCACGCTGCGCGAGATCGCCATGGCGCGGCCGGCAACGCTGGACGAACTGGGGCACATCAGCGGCGTGGGCGCGCGCAAACTCGAAGCCTACGGCGCGGACATCCTCGGTCAGGTGCGCTGACAGACACGCAGGGCGTCAGCCTCGCGCCTTGCCGAACACCGTGCGGTAGGTCAACACATTGAACACCAGCACCACCGGCACGCCGACGATCGCGCCGGCCAGGGTCATGCGCATCGAGGCCACCGAGCCCGCGCTGTCCCAAAGAGTCATGTCGTCCAGCACCAGGTAGGGAAAGAAGCTGTAGGCCAATCCGGCCAGCATCAACAGATAGAGCGCCACGCACAGGGTGAAAGGCAGCCAGCTGCGCTGCTGGTCGGGCTTGGATGCCAGTCGGGCCAGTGCGATTTCCATGCCGACGAAACACATCAGCATCACGGCCCACATCGTGGCTGCGAAACCCAAGTGCTGCACGTCGCTCCATTTGGCGAACACGCCCGAGTTGACCAGGCCCAGCGTCACGGCGATTGCCACCATGCCCACCGCCGTCCAGCGCACGGTATGGCGCGCCCAGACGATCGCGCGGCGCTGCAGCTCGCCCTCGACCCGCATCACCAGCCAGCAGGCGCCCAGCAGCGCATAAGCCGCCACGGCGCACACACCCACGAATAACGAAAAACCCAGGTAGCCCGCGTCCGCCTGGTAGCTGGTGACGATTCGACCCAAGGCCGCCCCCTGCCCCAGCGCCGCCAGCAGCGACCCCAACCAAAAGCCCAGTATCCAGCGCGGCTTGCGCTCGGTGCTGGCACGCAGGCGGAACTCGAAAGCCACGCTGCGCAGCATCATGCCCAGGGTCATGCAGGCCAGGGGACCATAAAGATTGCCCAGCACGGGTCCCCAGGCAAAAGGGAAAGCCGCGCAGAACAGGCCCACGCCCAGCAACGGCCAGAATTCATTGGCATCGCGCCAGGCACTGAGCATGGACAGCATCTGCGGCCGCAATTCCGCCGGCGCCAGCTGCAGCAGCAGCCCCACGCCGATGTCAAAGCCATCGAACACCAGGGCTGCCGCGATCAGCAGCAGCAAAATGACCATGAAGACCAGGGGCATCCAGAAGGCCGGATCACTGATCGCGAGTCCCTGCGAAGCGGCCAGTTCGGCGATCATGCGGGGGCTCCCGTCGTCTTGCGCACCGGCACCACGCCGTAGCGCACCGCGTGCAACAGCATGCCCACGAAGGCCGAGATCAGCACCCCGTACAACGCACCATAGCCCGCGATACCGAGCAGCAAGATACCCGAAGCCGTCGGACTGAACACGTCGCTCAGGTTGATGCTGCGGTTGACCGCGAAGGGCAGCAGTCCCACCAGCGACACGCACCAACCCAGAACCACCAGCGCAGCGCCTGAGAAACTCATGCCCACCAGCATCTTGCGCCAGCGCGCTCCCAGCACCGACAAGTCCATGTGCCGCCTCAGGGTGCGAATCAAGGTCAGCACCGACGCCAGGCCCATCAACGTGGCCAGCAGCACCGAGGCGCGCAGCAGCCAGAACGACAGGGCAACCGGCGGACGCGGGCCGGTGAACTTGTCCAGCCCGAGATAGCCCTTGCTGTCGCGTCCCAGCCAGCGCCCGCCTGCGCCGTGGATGGCCAGCAGAACGCGGTTGGTCTGGGTGCGCGCGTCGGGCCAGCCCAACAGGATCAGTTCGGGTTCGTCGCCGCTGTGCCAATAACCCGCCAAAGCAGCGGCCTTGACCGGCTGATAGCGGCTGATGACATCGCCCATGCCCGAGGCCGCCAGGGCCTGCAGCAGGGAGGCCAGCACCGCAACGATCAAGGCTGTCTTGAAAGCGCAGCGCTCGCCGTCGCCGGGCGGGCGGCGCAGGGCCTGCAGCGCGGCAACGCCCATGATCATGAAGGCCGCGGCCAGCGCCGCGCCCAGCACGATCAGCAGCAGGGTCCAGCCGAAAGAAGGATTGAAGATCACCTGCAGCCAGTCATAGACCTGGTAGCGCCCGTCCACCATGGCGACGCCGTCGGGAGTCTGCATCCAGGAATGCACCGCCGCCAGCCAGGCCACGGCCAGGAACAGGCCCAGGGCCACCATGAAGACGGATAAGGTATGGACGGTGTCGGATACCCGCCGCTGGCCGAACAACATCACGCCCAGGAAGCAAGACTTCAGCACGAACACCGACAGCACGGCATAGCCCAGCAGCGGTCCGGCCACATTGCCGATCTTGTCCATGAGGCCGCCCCAGAGGCTGCCGAGCTGGGCCAGTACCGGCAGGCAGCCGGCCAGGGCCAGGACAAAGCACAGGGCGAAGATGCGCACCCAGAACCGGTAGGCCGCCGTCCAGCCAGCGTCGCCGGTCAGCCGGGCACGCAGCTTGAAAAACAGCAGCATCCATGAAAGCGCCAAGGCCAGAGCCATGAACAGCGCCAGAAAACTGAAGCTGGCCAGAAATTGGATCTCGGCCAGCAGGAGCGGGGTCATATCCATGATGGGCGCTAGTGTAGAGCCTGTTATGCAACGCGGATGACCGGGCCGCGCGCGGCCCGCAACGGTCTCGGGCCGCTCTCGGCGCGCGGACGTGGCAAAATTGACTCTTTGTTGCCGTTTTTCACCGAAAGCATGACCACTCCTGGCAAACTCAGCGACGCAAAACCGACGCCCGACGTATCCGGCAACGTAGCTGTCAACTACGCGGCCAGCAACTTCCTGCGCCCCATCATCGAGGCCGACCTGGCGGCCGGCCGCTATCAGGGCAAGCGCTGGTCCGGCCACCCCGGCCCGGCCACCTCGCAAAACCAGGGCCAGCCCGACCCGGCCAGGATCCGCACCCGCTTCCCGCCCGAGCCCAACGGCTATCTGCACCTGGGCCACGCCAAGAGCATCTGCGTGAATTTCGGACTGGCCGGCGAGTTCGGCGGCGTCTGCCACCTGCGCTTTGACGACACCAACCCCGAGAAGGAAGACCAGGAGTACGTCGACGCCATCGCCGAGGCCGTGCATTGGCTGGGCTTTGACTGGAAGGCCGATGGCAACGACAACCGGTACTACGCCAGCGACTACTTCGACTGGATGTACGAATTCGCTGAAGCGCTGATCCAGGCCGGGCATGCCTATGTGGACGCGCAGACCCCCGACCAGATCCGCGCCAACCGCGGCACCCTGACCGAGCCGGGCGTGAACTCGCCCTGGCGCGAGCGCCCCGCCGCCGAGTCGTTGGCCCTGCTGCGCGAGATGCGCGACGGCCAGCACCCGGACGGCAGCCTGGTGCTGCGCGCCAAGATCGACATGGCCTCGCCCAACATCAACCTGCGCGACCCGGTCATCTACCGCGTGCGCCACGCCCATCATCATCGCACCGGCGACGCGTGGTGCATCTATCCCATGTACACCTACGCGCATCCCATCGAGGACGCGCTCGAAGGCATCACGCACAGCATCTGCACGCTGGAATTCGAAGACCAGCGCCCTTTCTACGATTGGCTGCTGGCCCGCCTGGCCGAACTGGGCAAGCTGAACCGGCCGCTGCCGCGCCAGTACGAATTCGCCCGGCTGAACGTGACCTACGTGGTCACCAGCAAACGCAAGCTGCTGCAACTGGTCAGGGAAGGCCATGTCGACGGCTGGGACGACCCTCGCATGCCCACCCTTTTCGGCCTGCGCCGGCGCGGCTACACGCCCTCGGCCATACGCCTGTTCTGCGACCGCACGGCCGTGTCCAAGTCCGATTCGCGCATCGAATACAGCCTGCTGGAGCAGGCCGTGCGCGACGACCTCGACCCTGTCGCGGCGCGCTCGGTCGCCGTGCTGGATCCGATCAAGCTGGTCATCACCAACTACCCAGAAGGCCAGTCGGAGATGTGCCAGGCCCCATGCAACCCGCATGCGCCCGAGGCCGGCAACCGCGAATTCCCCCTGACGCGCGAACTCTGGATCGAACGCGACGATTTCCGCGAGGAAGCGCCCAAGAAGTACTTCCGGCTCTTTCCCGGCAACCTGGTGCGCCTGAAGTACGGCTATGTGATCAAATGCACCGGCTGCACCAAAGATGCCGCGGGCAATGTCGTCGCGGTGCAGGCCGAATACTTGCCCGAGACCCGCAGCGGCACCCCCGGCGCCGATAGCGTCAAGGTCAAGGGCAACATCACCTGGGTCAGCGCGGCGCATGCCGTGCCGGCCATCGTGCATCTGTACGATCGCCTCTTCGCCGATCCGATGCCCGATGCCGGCGACAAGGATTTTCTCGCCTGCCTGAACCCCAACTCGCGCCAGACTGTGCGCGCCTGGCTGGAGCCCGGCACGGTGGCCGCCCCCGGTGCCACCTGGCAGTTCGAGCGCCTGGGCTACTTCACGGCCGACCGCATTACCTCCACACCAGAAGCGCCCGTGCTCAACCGCATCGTCACGCTGCGCGATTCGTGGGGGGTTTGATGGGCGACGAATTTGCCTTGGATTTCAAAAGCGCCACGCTCTACACCGTGCGCCTGATGCTGCACAGCGCCGACCCCGCGCGCATCGAGGCGGCGCTGACGCAACGCATGAAGGATGCCGGCGGATTCTTCGAGAACGAACCCGTCGTCGTCGACGCCAGCCGCATCGAGGACGGCATGGTGGACTGGCCACGCCTGCTGGCCGCCTTGCAGGACCACAAGCTGCCCGTCATCGGTGTCGTGGCCGAATCAGGCAATCTGCAGGCCGCTCGCGCGGCGGGCCTGGTGCCGGTAGACCTGTCCACCACGGCGCCACGTGCGGCGATCGCGCAACCGGCCCCGGCCGAGCCTGCCCAAGCGCAACAGCCGCCCGCCGCCGCGCAGGAACTCTCCGCCGAGGCGCCCGCGCCCGCCACCGCGGCCATGATCGTCAACCGCCCCCTGCGCTCGGGCCAGCGCATCTACGCACGCAACACCGACCTGGTGGTGATAGGCATGGTGAGCCAGGGCGCCGAGGTCATCGCCGACGGCAATGTGCATGTGTACGGACCGCTGCGCGGCAAGGCCATGGCCGGCGCGCGCGGCGACACCTCGGCCCGCATCTTCACCACGCAGCTCGATCCCGAACTGTTGGCGGTGGCCGGCGTCTACCGGGTGATCGAGGAAAAGCTCGACGCCCAGGTGCACGGCAAGCCGGCGCTGGTCTGGCTGCAAGGCGAAACCCTGAAAATCGAAGCGCTGGGCGAATAGAAGAAAATACCCCCATACTGCGTCTTTCAGGCCTGCCGCCCGCCTCGCGAACCGCGCGCCGCCCGGACTTGGCCAGGCACAGCCCCCCTAAGGGGCGCTTCGGGTTTGGACGGCCCGGCGGCAAAGCGGGATGCACCCGTGAACAGAAGGTATGCCCGCCACACATTTGGAAAAAAGCCTGCGGTGCTTTTTGCTTTACCATAACTCGGTTTTTTCATCAGTGAATTTCATAATTAAAGGGACCCAACGGTCATGACACGCATCGTGGTGGTGACTTCCGGCAAGGGCGGCGTGGGCAAGACCACGACCAGCGCCAGCTTCTCTTCCGGCTTGGCCATGCGCGGCCACAAGACCGCCGTGATCGATTTCGACGTGGGCCTGCGCAACCTGGACCTCATCATGGGCTGCGAACGCCGCGTGGTGTACGACTTCGTCAACGTCATCCAGGGCGAGGCCTCGCTCAATCAGGCCCTCATCAAGGACAAGCAGCTCGAAAACCTCTTCGTGCTGCCCGCCTCGCAAACCCGCGACAAGGATGCGCTCACCCAGGAGGGCGTGGGCAAGGTCATGGACGACCTCAAGGAAATGGGCTTTGACTACATCGTCTGCGACTCGCCCGCCGGCATCGAGACGGGCGCGCTCATGGCCGCCTACTTCGCCGACGACGCGCTGGTGGTGACCAACCCCGAGGTTTCCTCGGTGCGCGACTCGGACCGCATCCTGGGCATCCTGGCCGCCAAGTCCAAGCGCGCCGTCGACGGCGTCGAGCCGGTCAAAGAATACCTGCTTCTCACCCGCTACAACCCCAAACGCGTCAGCGAAGGCGAAATGCTCTCGCTCACCGACATCGAGGACATCCTGCGCATCAAGCTCATCGGCGTGATCCCCGAGTCCGAGTCAGTGCTGCAGGCGTCCAATCAGGGCTTGCCCGCCATTCACCTGAAAGGCACCGACGTGGCCGAGGCCTACCAGGATGTGGTCGCGCGCTATCTGGGCGAGGAACGTTCCCTGCGCTTTACCGACTACAACAAGCCGGGACTGCTCAAGCGCTTTTTCGGGGGGAAATGACCCATGGCCTTTCTGTCTCTGTCCAGCCTGTTCGGCCAGAAGAAGAACACCGCGTCGGTCGCCAAGGAACGCCTGCAGATCATCCTGGCGCACGAGCGCTCGGCGGGCCAGAGCGCCGCGCCCGACTACCTGCCTCAGCTGCAGCAGGAGCTCATCGCGGTGATCTCCAAGTACGTCAAGATCAATCCCGAAGACATCAAGGTCAACGTCGAGCGGGAGGACAACCTCGAAGTGCTGGAAGTCAAGATCGAGATGCCGCAGGCCGGAGTCTGAACCCTGCCGTCAGAGCTGCCGCGCCCCCCGCGCGGCGGGCGGATAGGCTTGGCCGATCAGCTGCGACAGCCACTGCATGAACACGCGCAGCCGCAAGGGCGCGTGCCGCCGGTCCGCGTAAAGCAGTGTCACCGGCAGCGGCGCGGCCCGCCAGTGCGGCATCACTTCCCGCAGTGCCCTCGAAGCCAGATGATCCCGCAGGCCATAGGCCGGCGCCTGGATCATGCCCAGTCCGGCCAGACAGGCTGCCTGATAGGCATCCACCCCGTTGACCGTCAGCACACCGCCCATGGGCACGTGCGCATAGCGCTCGCCGTCGAAATACTGCCAGCCCGGGTCGCGCGCGCTCGGCGCCGCCGCGTACATGACCAGCCGATGCTGGCGCAGATCGTCCAGCGTGCGCGGCTCGCCGAATTTTTCGAGATAGCGCGCGCTGGCGCAGTTGACCTGCGGCAGCGCGCCCAAGGGCCGGGCGATCAGCGTCGACTCACGTACCGCACCGACCCGCAGCACGCAGTCGAAACCCTCGCGCAGCAGGTCCACGGATCGATCGGTGGTCGACAGATCCAACTCCAGGCCGGGATGCTGCTCGAAAAAAAACGGCAAATGAGGAATCACCAGCGCACAGGCCAGCGAATGCGGCATGTCCACCCGCAGCCGGCCGCTGACGGTCTTGTCCGTGGAAAACAGCGAGTCCAGTTCGCCGATGTCGGCCAGGATGTCCTTGCAGCGATCCAGGCACATGCGGCCTTCCTGTGTCAGCGCCACACGGCGCGTGGTGCGCGTGAACAGGCGCGCGCCCAGCCGGGCTTCCATCTGCTTGACGGCGTTGGACACCGAGGCCTTGGGCACGCCCAGGATGTCGGCCGCCTGCGTGAAACTGGCAGTTTCCGCGGCCTGGACAAAAAGCCGCATCGCATCGTAGTGATTCATGGTCGAGGTGGCGCGATAGGTTTATTGTTATTTTTTCTTGAACAGAAAAAACATTTTTACCTTATTTATCCATTCAAATCATCCAATTAAGATGCACTCCACCGCCCCCGCTTCCAGGGCGCATCCCACCAGGAGTCATCCATGTCCCGCAAGATCCTGCTCATCACCGGCGCCAGCCGCGGTCTGGGCAAAAGCACTCTGCTGCATGCCGCCCGCCGCGGCATCGACGCCCTCTTCACCTACAACAGCAACCAGACCGAGGCCGACAAGGTCGTGGCCGAAGCCGCCGCCCTGGGTGCCCGTGCCGTGGCCTTGCAGCTCAATGTGGAAGAGGTCGGCTCATTGCCCGCCTTCGCCCGCCAGGTCAAGGAAACGCTGGCCCGCCACTGGCAGCGCGAAAATTTCGACTACCTGGTCAACAACGCCGGCACCGGCGTCAACGCCAGCGTGGCCGAGACCACCGAAGCGCAGTTCGATGCCATGCTGCGCCAGCACCTGAAGGGTCCGTTCTTCCTCGTCCAGGCACTGCTGCCGCTCATTGCCGACGGCGGGCGTATCGTCAATCTGTCCAGCGGCCTGACCCGCTTCTCGCTGCCAAGCTTTGCCGCCTATGCGTGCATGAAGGGCGGCGTGGAAGTGCTGACGCGCTATTTGGCCCAGGAACTGGGGCCGCGCGGCATCGCGGTCAATACCGTGGCCCCGGGGGCTATCGAGACCGACTTCGGCGGCGGCGCGGTGCGCGACAACACCCAGATGAATGCAGCCATCGCGCGGCAGACACCCCTGGGCCGCGTCGGCCTGCCGGACGACATCGGCGGCGCCATCTCGATGCTGCTGGCCGACGAAAACCGCTGGATCAACGCGCAGCGGATCGAGGTATCGGGCGGCATCCACTACTGATCCGCCTGCGCCCCCTGAAAGTAAAAACGCCCGAGACCTGAGCCTCGGGCGTCGTGGCTTGGGTGCGACAGATTAGTGGGTGAGCAGATCGCCGATGAGACCGCCGGCCGCCGCACTCCCCACGGTGGCGACCGCGCCGCCGAAGATGACGGCGCCGGCAACGGCGCCGATGGCGGCGCCACCTATCGTGGCCCGGGCATTGGGACTCATGCTGTCCCAGGTGGCGCAGCCCGACAGGGATGCCGCCAGCAGAACGACGAGACTCAGCCGGGAAAAAGTACGGACGGACATGGTGGGTGCTCCCGCTTCACTTTGATACTTAAAGTATTACATTAAGTTCGTTCGCAAGCCAAATGTCGGACCGGCAATTTGTATCCAACTCTGTATTTTTAACAATTATTTCAAGGCCTTGTAGCGCAACCGCCGGGGTTTGGCACCCTCTTCGCCCAGGCGCTTCTTCTTGTCGGCCTCGTATTCCTGATAGTTGCCGTCGAAAAACACGACCTGCGAATCCCCCTCGAAGGCCAGAATGTGCGTGGCGATGCGGTCCAGGAACCAGCGGTCGTGGCTGATGACCATGATGCTGCCGGGAAACTCGAGCAGGCCGTCTTCCAGCGCACGCAGGGTTTCCACGTCCAGGTCGTTGGAGGGTTCGTCCAGCAGCAGCACGTTGCCGCCGGCGATCAGTGTCTTGGCCATGTGCAGGCGGCCGCGTTCGCCGCCGGACAGTTGGCCCACCACCTTGCTCTGGTCGCTACCTTTGAAGTTGAAGCGGCCCAGGTAGGCGCGCGAGGACATCTCGAACTTGCCCACGGTGAGCAGATCGGCGCCGTCGGCGATCGCGTTGAACACCGTCTTCTTGTCTTCCAGTTCGTCGCGCGACTGGTCGACGTAGGCCAGTTTGACCGTCTGACCGATCTTGACCTCGCCCGAATCGGGCTGCTCGCGGCCGGCGATCATGCGAAACAGCGTGGACTTGCCCGCGCCGTTGGGGCCGATGATGCCGACGATGGCGCCGGGCGGCACCTTGAAGCTGAGGTTGTCGATCAGCAGGCGGTCGCCGTAGGCCTTGCTCACGCCGTCGAACTCGATGACCTCGTTGCCCAGGCGCTCGCCCACGGGGATGAAGATTTCCTGGGTCTCGTTGCGCTTTTGGTATTCGTAGGACGACAGCTCTTCGAAGCGGGCAATGCGCGCCTTGGCCTTGGCCTGGCGGCCCTTGGGGTTCTGGCGCACCCATTCCAGCTCTTTCTTGATCGTCTTCTGGCGGGCCGATTCGCTGGCCTCTTCCTGCTTCAGGCGCGCGTCCTTCTGCTCCAGCCAGGAACTGTAGTTGCCCTTCCAGGGAATGCCGTGGCCGCGGTCCAGCTCCAGGATCCATTCGGCGGCATTGTCCAGGAAGTAGCGGTCGTGGGTCACGCCCACCACGGTGCCGGGGAACTTGTGCAGAAACTGCTCGAGCCATTCCACGCTTTCCGCGTCCAGGTGGTTGGTGGGTTCGTCCAGCAGCAGCATGTCGGGCTTGGACAGCAGCAGACGGCACAGTGCCACGCGGCGTTTTTCGCCGCCAGACAGCACGCCGACATTGGCGTCCCAGGGCGGCAGGCGCAGCGCGTCGGCGGCAATTTCCATCTGGTGTTCGATGTCGTCGGCGCCGCTGGAGGCGGCCGCCGCGATGACGGCTTCCAACTCGGCCTGCTCGGCGGCCAGCTTGTCGAAATCGGCATCGGGTTCGGCGTAAGCGGCGTAGACCTCGTCCAGGCGCTTTTTGGCGGCCATCGCCGCGCCCAGCCCCTCTTCCACCGCCTGGCGCACGGTGTGCTCGGGATTGAGTTGCGGCTCCTGCGGCAGGTAGCCGATGTTCAGGCCCGGCAGAGGAATGGCTTCGCCTTCGATTTCCTTGTCCACGCCGGCCATGATCTTGAGCAGGGTGGACTTGCCCGAGCCGTTCAGGCCCAGCACGCCGATCTTGGCGCCAGGGAAAAAGGACAGAGAAATGTCGCGCAGGATCTGGCGCTTGGGCGGCACGATCTTGCCGACGCGATTCATGGTGTAGACGTATTGGGCCATCGCGGATCGGTAGGAAAATTGCGGAGAAGGCCGCATTTTAGGCTGTCCGCCCGGACGGCATGAATCACGCAGGATCGGCTGACCGCCGGATCGCCCTCAAAGGCCACACAAGGAAATGATATAATATTCCAAAATAATCTTTTCCAACCCCGCCTCCTACGCCCAACGCCATGTTCCGACTACGTCTTGCCGCCTGGCTCGCCGCCGGCCTGTCTTTGCTGCCCGCCTGCGCTGGGGCCGCCCCCGTCGCCATCGTCGCCGCCGAGAACTTCTACGGCGATCTCGCTCAGCAGATCGGCGGGCGCGACGTGACCGTCACCAGCATCCTGCAATCGCCCGACCAGGACCCGCATCTATTCGAAGCATCGCCCTCGACGGCGCGCAGCATCGCCACCGCGCAGATCGTCGTGCAAAGCGGCATAGGCTACGACGACTGGATGGCCAAGCTGGCTCAGGCATCCCGTGCCGGCGCGCCGAAATTGCTCGTGGTCGCGCCCCTTGCCGCACGCCGGGACGGCGACAACCCGCACATCTGGTACGACCCGCAGACCATGCTCACCTACGCAGCCGTGCTGACTGAAAGACTGGCCGCGGCCGACCCTGCGCACGCGGCCGATTTCCGCAAGCGGCTGGCCGGCTTTCAAGCCTCCATGCACCCCGTGCTGGAGAAGATCGCGGCCTTGCGCACGCAATATTCCGGCACGCCGGTCACGGCCACCGAGCCCGTGTTCGGCTATTTGATGGACGCAGTAGGCCTGCGCAACCGCAATGCCGCGTTCCAGGTCGCGGTGATGAACGACACCGAACCCAGCGCCTCGGACTTGGCCGCCTTCGAACAAAGCCTGCAGACGCGCGCCGTTAAACTGCTGGTCTACAACAGTCAGGCCACCGATCCCCTGGCCGACCGCATGAAGACCGTTGCCCAGCATTCCGGCGTTTCCGTACTTGCCGTCACCGAGACCGAACCGCAAGGCATGACCTACCAGTCCTGGATGCTGGACGTACTGAACAAACTGCAGCAGGCCCTGGCGAAATAAATGCCGACCAACGCCATCGAACTGGAACACCTGCGCCTGGTCCTGGGAGGCCGGCTCGTGCTGGACGATGTGAGCCTGGAAATCGGCGCGCGTGAATTCGTCGGCGTGCTGGGCGCCAACGGCGCCGGCAAGACCACCCTCATGCGCGCGCTGCTGGGCCTGATCGAACCGGCAAGCGGAAGCATCCGTGTACTGGGCGAAGCCGCGCGGCGCGGCAACCCGGCCATCGGCTATCTGCCGCAGACGCGCAGCGCCCTGCCCGGCGTGCGTCTGAGCGGCTGGCACATGGTGGCCTGCGC from Bordetella sp. FB-8 encodes:
- a CDS encoding metal ABC transporter solute-binding protein, Zn/Mn family gives rise to the protein MFRLRLAAWLAAGLSLLPACAGAAPVAIVAAENFYGDLAQQIGGRDVTVTSILQSPDQDPHLFEASPSTARSIATAQIVVQSGIGYDDWMAKLAQASRAGAPKLLVVAPLAARRDGDNPHIWYDPQTMLTYAAVLTERLAAADPAHAADFRKRLAGFQASMHPVLEKIAALRTQYSGTPVTATEPVFGYLMDAVGLRNRNAAFQVAVMNDTEPSASDLAAFEQSLQTRAVKLLVYNSQATDPLADRMKTVAQHSGVSVLAVTETEPQGMTYQSWMLDVLNKLQQALAK